The Malus domestica chromosome 06, GDT2T_hap1 genome has a segment encoding these proteins:
- the LOC103424456 gene encoding elicitor-responsive protein 3-like produces MAPRGTLEVQLVGAKDLKNMDVGMMDPYCVITYKDQQKKSGVARGQGSMPDWNETLLFTIAGGEDDLRIKIYDQDSGSLDDYVGELKIPLDAIVTDTGCEGRMPPTPYEVMRNDEVKGEITIGLFFNPEPGHESRGDCCDDEEEEED; encoded by the exons ATGGCGCCTCGAGGAACCCTAGAAGTTCAACTTGTTGGTGCTAAGGATCTGAAAAATATGGACGTCG GGATGATGGATCCTTATTGCGTAATCACCTACAAAGATCAGCAGAAGAAGAGCGGCGTAGCACGCG GTCAGGGGTCTATGCCGGACTGGAACGAAACTCTGCTATTCACCATTGCTGGTGGTGAAGATGATCTCAGGATAAAAATATATGACCAGGACAGTGGTTCCCTTGATGATTACGTAGGAGAATTAAA AATTCCGCTAGATGCAATAGTAACCGACACTGGGTGCGAGGGGAGAATGCCACCAACGCCATACGAGGTAATGAGGAATGACGAAGTCAAAGGAGAGATTACCATTGGCCTCTTTTTCAATCCTGAG CCTGGCCATGAAAGCCGTGGTGATTGCTGTGAtgacgaggaagaagaagaagattga